The following are encoded together in the Babesia microti strain RI chromosome II, complete genome genome:
- a CDS encoding hypothetical protein (overlaps_old_locusTagID:BBM_II03195;~overlaps_old_locusTagID:BBM_II03200): MPLAVAGTAVNIPRVLDHSQQQNVPAQNPFIIVASLICFMGVHNKSPEITIIGIICMLEIYLSLDYGQFNFSNLSPLFGLIPMFASGYTTPIPPNTGGKIIVEKVET, from the exons ATGCCATTAGCAGTTGCTGGCACGGCTGTCAATATACCGCGGGTTTTGGACCACAGCCAACAACAGAATGTTCCTGCGCAAAACCCATTCATCATAGTCGCAAGTTTAATATGCTTTATGGGTGTTCATAACAAG TCTCCTGAAATAACTATTATaggtattatttgtatgttGGAGATCTATCTATCACTAGACTATGGGCAATTTAATTTCTCTAACCTATCACCTCTATTCGG TCTAATACCTATGTTTGCTAGCGGCTACACTACACCTATTCCACCAAATACTGGGGGAAAGATCATAGTAGAAAAGGTGGAGACATAA
- a CDS encoding hypothetical protein (overlaps_old_locusTagID:BBM_II03210;~overlaps_old_locusTagID:BBM_II03215) — translation MNNSSDPKCQVLSEDALYEKNILLDRLKNHFNCYSYHNYGCGYTESNEWNPFIHAPTLDIVNIYKNQHCSLYNSIIDAVTGKICQYIEIYEIKDWDNPHRILHPIDLPCFALRYSGQSISSINDIIVLGEVTGFVYKKHLQSTNQYFNLKLINEDTPKYILDTSKSSNLLRFISNSSLGPLFSHKKLPPNTQLHTIYIDNWPHIIVTTFPGVGISNGDQLIADFTSLQLDNQKTTSIHPVYNGSTLKNEKKIIPVLGIPLDTPVRRVINGNEVVGKVIDFVEQNNDGLFVVNYPDGDYELYTRVALMINLLKEYLKDSKLEQLLVPLSDKTGNLVTRSSISDNSKVKKEKVKKEKVKKFKLDSAIKRIKSKSNPNKSNSSFSTDHHSSNKSIDKKSKSKGGTKRISSKSISIGTDIKTLSQLEDIPKIIIPRTTSKDSTSSILTRFRRAFIGDKTRESIEFYATDSNNNNKNNNNTTLNTQPTDLIEDELVDLLEPFCNSSINSINMKPETKSSKSSKRSGTSKIIEEVSFRKNSPQEVKEKVPLNILKEYCLDTLLELSRSRKNWRDCDNRKQFNFHFAKISNAKTMEELEPQFTHVFYKLYQYVDLTITGDKITFDAVSSCEKENPQLIDHLLELLTNIFSEED, via the exons atGAACAACAGCAGTGACCCTAAATGCCAAGTACTGAGTGAAGACGCTCTATATGAAAAGAATATATTGCTAGACAGATTAAAGAATCACTTCAACTGTTATAGTTACCACAATTATGGGTGTGGATATACCGAAAGCAATGAATGGAATCCCTTCATCCACGCCCCTACATTAGAcattgttaatatatacaaaaaccAACACTGTTCATTGTACAATAGCATTATTGATGCGGTTACTGGCAAAATTTGCCAGTACATAGAAATATATGAAATAAAAGATTGGGATAATCCTCACCGCATTCTACATCCAATTGATCTTCCCTGTTTTGCCTTAAGGTATTCAGGTCAATCTATCTCTTccattaatgatataattgtgTTAGGAGAGGTTACTGGTTTTGTTTACAAAAAACATTTGCAATCTACTAATCAATACTTTAACcttaaattgattaatgaa GACACAcccaaatatatactagaCACTAGTAAAAGTAGTAATTTATTGAGATTTATAAGTAATTCATCTCTTGGACCCCTATTTTCacataaaaaattacctCCAAATACCCAATTACACACAATATACATTGATAATTGGCCTCATATAATTGTCACAACATTTCCAGGTGTGGGTATATCAAATGGGGATCAGTTAATTGCGGACTTCACGTCTTTACAATTGGATAATCAAAAAACAACCAGTATACACCCTGTATATAACGGCTCAACTCTAAAGAATGAAAAAAAGATAATTCCAGTGCTCGGAATACCACTAGACACACCTGTTCGACGTGTGATAAACGGAAATGAAGTAGTAGGTAAAGTAATAGATTTTGTAGAACAAAACAACGATGGATTGTTCGTTGTAAACTATCCTGATGGTGattatgaattatatactaGAGTGGCactaatgataaatttgctaaaGGAATACCTCAAAGATTCAAAACTGGAGCAGTTGCTAGTACCTTTAAGTGATAAAACTGGAAATTTAGTTACGAGAAGTTCAATATCGGATAATTCTAAGGTTAAAAAAGAGAAAGTTAAAAAGGAGAAGGTTAAAAAGTTTAAACTCGATAGTGCAATAAAGCGAATTAAATCTAAATCTAATCCAAATAAGTCCAATTCATCTTTTTCAACTGATCATCATAGCTCCAACAAGagtattgataaaaaatccaaatctAAGGGAGGGACAAAGAGAATATCATCCAAGTCCATTTCGATTGGTACAGATATAAAAACTTTATCCCAATTGGAAGATATAcctaaaattatcatccCAAGAACGACGAGTAAAGACTCAACCTCTTCAATTCTCACCAGATTTAGACGTGCGTTTATTGGGGATAAAACTAGAGAATCAATAGAATTTTATGCAACGGACtctaataataataacaaaaacaataataatacgACTCTCAATACACAGCCAACCGATCTTATTGAAGATGAACTGGTGGATTTGCTCGAACCATTCTGTAATAGTTCGATAAACTCAATTAATATGAAACCAGAAACAAAATCAAGTAAATCATCAAAGCGGAGTGGGACTAGCAAGATTATTGAGGAAGTATCATTCAGAAAGAATAGCCCGCAAGAAGTTAAGGAAAAGGTTCCATTGAATATACTGAAGGAATATTGTCTTGATACTCTGCTTGAGTTGAGTAGATCGAGGAAGAATTGGAGAGATTGTGACAATAGAAAGCAGTTCAATTTCCACTTCGCAAAGATTTCAAACGCCAAGACCATGGAAGAATTGGAACCACAATTTACTCATGTTTTTTACAAACTATACCAATATGTAGACCTAACTATCACTGGTGATAAGATAACATTTGACGCGGTTTCTTCGTGTGAAAAGGAGAACCCGCAATTAATAGACCATCTGTTGGAGTTGTTgactaatatattttctGAAGAAGATTAg
- a CDS encoding DNA excision repair protein ERCC-1 (overlaps_old_locusTagID:BBM_II03220) yields MDDNLVISHKQKDNPLINHLRHVPYEFGEVKADFCIGQSIGILFISQKFHRLSPNYLPNRICSFKDKFSKKFIICQVDLQDPFPVLESIQLLAIKSHITLLLSWSPAESAKLIEICRIYVLKPSTYINPSPSTIYESVIEALTKSCKISTSNAKMLMERFNTLHGIMNATYDELRKCPGIGDKKAEFIVNAFNSPFKLSESDTVVD; encoded by the exons ATGGACGATAACTTGGTTATATCTCACAAGCAAAAAGACAATCCTCTCATAAA TCACTTGAGACATGTACCTTATGAGTTTGGGGAAGTTAAGGCAGATTTTTGCATTGGACAATCAATTGGTATACTTTTTATATCACAAAAGTTCCATAGATTATCTCCAAATTATCTACCTAACCGTATTTGCAGTTTCAAAGATAAATTCTCgaaaaaattcatcatctGCCAAGTAGATTTGCAAGATCCATTTCCTGTTTTGG AATCAATACAACTACTGGCAATTAAATCacatataacattattGCTCTCTTGGTCCCCCGCTGAGTCAGCCAAGTTAATTGAGATATGCAGAATTTACGTATTAAAACCCTCAACATACATAAATCCCTCACCTAGTACTATATATGAATCCGTAATAGAGGCACTAACTAAGTCATGTAAAATAAGCACTTCAAATGCTAAAATGTTGATGGAAAGGTTTAATACTCTTCATGGGATAATGAATGCAACATACGACGAATTGAGAAAGTGTCCAG GTATTGGAGATAAAAAGGCTGAATTTATAGTAAATGCATTTAATTCGCCTTTCAAGCTATCAGAATCGGATACTGTTGTAGATTAA
- a CDS encoding aminomethyltransferase (overlaps_old_locusTagID:BBM_II03185), protein MLLGLVRGDRFIKKTTQESQRKQISTQVLIEGLCRAACRVKFGHLTPEAAKKSLCSHIQGGRVEAVVADSLLKILLFVARDGHSENLVDFAYQVGKISSDNTLFILWEKLLYRTIIKEKKLRIGICSIIISLAHRACMGQLEIPHSLFSKHTILFRGMVLENAPEFRCCALQALENFQDGLLPVFLNCLLDPHHSVRMAAIKYIEIPPPESQECKNVYKQLTHRAADSNHIVRSQVFTKLQSHEETLPIELKVQLLRLGGIDKVASVRNAALKMFKKWIKNDVSQLIDNYLDKLYDLSFMEPILTAYLKTYNIGKLLEHPVTLKPSELFIIRIFLANISASVERNTSGLLQLLGYCRELLNLDKEQASIAENPNLTPDEFQDAIEDDRTGIYCYNQKEHDELAKIYTSNHLKTNALSHLFIIMHYFDMIEIRHAEIVIDTCSMALQSAPHYSSVESCIPYAVSTDNEIRPADWLKHDFIYPCVSLVQRAVERICKSDKILNPFTEFTKRVLLIISDIKDPFGGGGVDGDKFNVDDMSTEDLTKQSDKLAVKIKNKSEQLIELKSTKVSAKDQEEALKNEIDQASKTIQNMSQQLSQLRIELKNRWHRVARVIDAFLMLSKSNSKIDPSLCNFPAELLLPALEFFATRAPEWNEYDFSDQLCEIIISKCLGNWCLLCGTKDESLRQIKAFTAALDGSLKALWECIVSLSKLHSSMGLNMFQQNKSGYGGINYNGMWVDLNYTFSHYELEDKLAKMDRSSVENYETEAKKLDVQTLRCELYLSTLGDLISTNPYIYQTYETQHVLINYLWPIISGKYQTSKSIQSMAIKAACKIILTCLTQRLDDDTNPPYDDDLLDTIANNIRCLLELAFLLPPSANHIVCNFKIIKTHSVSSISSLDKQHIIKLVSMFVLASSRHKKILHKVIEQILTRTIHGVLMRKIPTKGVTKLIAFLTQTCFFKSDPEMVAETFPNYMKWLLLVLIDKAPLLQADRASFTKFVAEALDAYLNIKIGDHLAWQLGMDKDEKGTKEHLYNFIVLIEFITSDSRVRPFEPILKQLKEIMADKGVKFDDDKTNKEVFNRLVQSYDKNLRGGKGSRDLEISLVTKESDVEPREGERKSSRIKEPKARKAANAYDSEDEDEYDSDYDEGPRRSRNIKTQVKKRKK, encoded by the exons ATGCTTTTAGGACTGGTTCGCGGCGACCGCTTCATCAAGAAAACGACGCAAGAGTCGCAAAGGAAACAAATATCAACGCAAGTTTTGATTGAAGGATTGTGTAGGGCTGCATGTCGTGTCAAATTTGGCCATTTAACACCTGAAGCTGCCAAAAAATCACTTTGTTCACACATACAGGGGGGGAGGGTAGAGGCGGTCGTAGCTGATAGTTTGCTTAAGATTTTGTTGTTTGTGGCAAGAGATGGACACTCTGAGAATTTAGTTGATTTTGCTTATCAAGTGGGAAAGATTTCATCAGATAACACATTATTT ATTTTATGGGAGAAACTCCTTTACAGAACAATAATAAAGGAGAAGAAGCTGAGAATTGGCATATGTAGCATTATTATCTCTCTCGCACACCGGGCCTGTATGGGACAGCTGGAGATACCGCATTCTCTATTTTCTAAACATACAATTTTGTTTCGAGGAATGGTCCTTGAGAATGCCCCAGAGTTCCGTTGCTGCGCTCTACAGGCGCTTGAGAATTTCCAGGATGGCTTACTACCAGTGTTTTTAAACTGCTTATTGGATCCTCACCACAGTGTTAGGATGGCAgccattaaatatattgaaatcCCACCACCCGAATCTCAGGaatgtaaaaatgtatacaaaCAGTTGACACACCGAGCTGCAGATTCAAATCACATTGTCAGATCTCAAGTATTCACTAAACTACAATCCCACGAAGAAACTCTGCCTATTGAACTAAAGGTCCAGCTGCTTAGGCTGGGCGGCATTGACAAGGTAGCTTCAGTGCGTAACGCTGCACTGAAgatgtttaaaaaatggATCAAAAATGACGTATCCCAGTTaatagataattatttggataaattatacGATTTATCGTTCATGGAACCCATACTGACAGCTTATTTAAAGACCTATAATATAGGCAAACTGCTTGAACATCCGGTTACGCTCAAACCTAGTGAGTTGTTCATAATTAGAATATTTTTGGCGAATATTAGCGCTAGTGTGGAAAg AAATACTTCAGGCCTACTTCAATTGCTTGGATATTGTCGGGAACTGCTTAACTTAGATAAAGAACAGGCTTCCATTGCTGAAAATCCGAATCTAACTCCAGATGAATTCCAAGACGCCATAGAAGATGATAGAACAGGCATTTATTGCTATAATCAAAAAGAGCATGATGAACTAGCCAAGATTTATACCAGCAATCATTTGAAAACCAATGCACTATCACATTTGTTCATAATAATGCATTACTTTGATATGATAGAGATCAGGCATGCTGAAATTGTTATAGACACGTGTTCAATGGCGCTTCAGTCTGCACCACATT ATTCTTCGGTAGAATCTTGTATACCATACGCGGTGTCAACAGACAACGAGATAAGACCGGCAGATTGGCTAAAACATGACTTCATCTACCCCTGCGTTTCCCTCGTACAAAGGGCGGTAGAAAGAATATGCAAATCTGACAAAATTCTCAATCCATTCACAGAATTTACCAAAAGGgttttattgataattagCGATATAAAAGATCCATTTGGCGGGGGTGGAGTGGATGGGGACAAGTTTAACGTGGATGATATGTCAACGGAAGATTTGACTAAGCAATCGGATAAGTTAGCAGTGAAGATTAAGAACAAGTCAGAACAG TTAATCGAATTGAAATCCACCAAAGTTAGCGCCAAGGATCAGGAGGAGGCACTTAAAAACGAAATCGACCAAGCAAGTaaaacaattcaaaatatgtcACAACAGCTCTCTCAACTCAGAATTGAGCTTAAAAATCGCTGGCACCGCGTGGCAAGGGTGATTGATGCGTTCCTAATGCTATCAAAATCTAACTCAAAAAT TGACCCTTCATTGTGTAATTTTCCAGCGGAATTGTTGTTACCTGCattggaattttttgcTACTAGGGCTCCTGAATGGAATGAGTACGACTTTTCAGATCAGTTGTGCGAGATAATCATTTCCAAGTGTCTTGGCAATTGGTGCTTACTGTGTGGCACGAAGGATGAATCATTGCGTCAAATTAAAGCATTTACAGCAGCATTAGATGGTTCTCTTAAAGCTTTGTGGGAATGTATCGTttcattgtcaaaattgCACTCTTCTATGGGTTTGAATATGTTCCAACAGAATAAGTCGGGGTATGGAGGCATAAACTACAATGGCATGTGGGTGGACCTGAATTACACCTTCTCCCACTATGAACTAGAGGATAAATTGGCCAAAATGGATCGTTCTTCCGttgaaaattatgaaaCAGAAGCTAAGAAATTAGATGTACAGACTCTTAGGTGCGAGCTATATTTATCGACACTAGGAGATTTGATATCAACCAACCCTTATATCTACCAAACATATGAAACTCAACATGTactaatcaattatttatggcCCATAATATCTGGCAAGTACCAAACCAGCAAAAGCATCCAATCTATGGCTATTAAAGCTGcatgtaaaataatactTACTTGTTTAACCCAGCGCCTCGATGACGATACAAATCCTCCATATGACGACGACCTACTGGATACAATTGCCAACAACATAAGATGTTTGTTGGAATTGGCATTTTTACTTCCTCCTTCGGCAAATCATATTGTATGCAActtcaaaatcattaagACGCACAGCGTATCTTCTATTTCATCTTTGGATAAACAGCATATCATAAAATTGGTTTCCATGTTTGTTTTGGCTTCTTCTAGACACAAGAAGATACTACACAAGGTAATTGAGCAGATATTAACTCGCACCATTCATGGCGTGTTGATGCGTAAGATTCCAACGAAAGGCGTTACAAAACTAATTGCTTTCCTTACCCAAACTTGTTTCTTCAAGTCTGACCCTGAAATGGTGGCAGAGACATTTCCAAACTACATGAAATGGTTGTTGCTGGTTTTGATTGACAAGGCGCCGTTATTACAAGCTGACAGGGCTAGCTTTACCAAATTTGTGGCAGAAGCTTTGGACGCctatttgaatataaaaatagGGGACCACTTGGCTTGGCAATTGGGGATGGATAAAGATGAAAAGGGTACCAAAGAACACTTGTACAACTTCATCGTGCttattgaatttatcactTCTGATTCCCGCGTTAGGCCCTTTGAGCCAATACTTAAACAGTTGAAAGAAATAATGGCGGACAAGGGAGTGAAATTTGACGATGATAAAACCAATAAAGAAGTATTCAACCGTCTGGTGCAATCTTATGATAAAAATCTGCGAG GCGGAAAAGGGTCTCGTGATTTGGAGATTTCATTAGTCACCAAGGAAAGTGACGTTGAGCCTAGGGAAGGGGAAAGAAAATCCTCCAGGATTAAGGAACCCAAGGCTAGAAAGGCGGCCAATGCTTATGATAGTGAAGATGAAGATGAATACGATTCTGATTACGACGAAGGTCCGAGGAGGAGTAGGAATATCAAAACACAAGTCAAAAAAAGAAAGAAGTAG
- a CDS encoding hypothetical protein (overlaps_old_locusTagID:BBM_II03190) — protein sequence MALALENIFRVKFCPLRIPFFAINWREFSKANVRIEKHSTLPPRYESHVELLKSKLYTPESINPKDLPHIFFHSFKHDILDILLLNRYIDRARALSPQLSVKGFALVLHTISKYLTHKFRQIIDDDNLQYEIIYNNNFEDVNLTDNIYYTGNNDDILDKHKFVDLFKNIIEFIIKISHHLPSRLRYSQSKDLGMISLSITKLNTLITKYYNHKLIKTEYYTSFERILKRIANEAPSKLPFFGIPELAALALALSHNNLSSFAWSKLALYDLSVEMVDKLELLLVEQQYTSNLLNDALSFTCSMDRANVDNRGFWAHISQFLTNSHILSLITANNAVVLANAISKRCNADKLLKVASQNLESVDPVNIPRVVSLGLFVSFRTKSDAFDSFLKYLNVELLGQLNCIQLTQVINCINKTNFDDFVQFNNIKNAVYDRINRLVADGKMTVQGSISILSSIISKEEFKPFPDSLISFIHANMSLVDQKGLNSLLRLESILDNDVSHSMVNDLIDFVKQRFVEASGD from the coding sequence ATGGCTTTGGCACTGGAGAATATTTTTAGGGTTAAATTTTGCCCTTTGAGGATTCCTTTTTTTGCTATTAACTGGCGTGAATTTTCCAAAGCGAATGTGCGAATTGAAAAACACTCAACTCTTCCCCCTCGTTATGAATCCCATGTGGAGTTACTTAAATCCAAATTATACACGCCTGAAAGTATAAATCCTAAAGATTTACCACATATTTTTTTTCATTCGTTCAAACATGACATActtgatatattgttattgaacAGATACATTGACAGAGCTCGAGCCTTATCTCCGCAATTATCGGTAAAGGGATTTGCCCTGGTTTTGCACACTATATCTAAGTATTTAACCCATAAATTTCggcaaataattgatgatgataatttacaatatgagataatatataataataattttgaagatgtaaatttaacagataacatttattatactGGCAATAATGATGACATATTGGATAAACATAAATTTGtggatttatttaaaaatataatagaatttataataaagATTTCACATCACTTACCTTCAAGGCTTAGATATTCCCAGTCCAAAGATCTGGGTATGATTTCACTTTccattacaaaattaaacacATTAATAACTAAATACTATAACCACAAGCTGATCAAAACAGAATATTATACATCATTTGAAAGGATATTAAAAAGAATTGCCAACGAAGCGCCATCAAAATTGCCATTCTTTGGAATACCAGAACTTGCGGCTTTGGCTTTGGCATTATCTCACAACAATTTATCTTCATTTGCATGGTCAAAACTTGCCCTATACGACCTATCTGTGGAAATGgtagataaattggaaTTATTACTAGTTGAACAACAATATACaagtaatttattgaatgaCGCATTGAGTTTTACGTGTTCAATGGACAGAGCAAATGTTGATAATAGGGGTTTTTGGGCGCATATTTCACAATTTCTAACCAATTCGCATATATTATCACTGATAACTGCTAATAATGCAGTAGTACTGGCCAATGCTATATCCAAGAGATGTAATGCAGACAAACTGTTGAAAGTTGCCAGCCAAAATTTGGAGTCAGTTGATCCAGTAAATATTCCTAGAGTTGTATCTTTGGGTTTATTTGTCTCATTTCGTACAAAATCTGATGCATTTGACAGTTTTTTAAAGTATCTAAATGTGGAATTATTGGGCCAATTAAATTGCATCCAATTGACTCAGGTGATCAATTGCAtcaataaaacaaattttgatgattttgtacagtttaataatattaaaaatgcaGTATATGATAGAATTAACCGATTAGTTGCGGATGGTAAGATGACAGTACAGGGTTCCATATCTATTCTATCTAGTATAATATCTAAGGAGGAATTTAAACCATTCCCAGattcattaattagttttaTCCATGCTAATATGAGTTTGGTTGACCAAAAAGGTCTAAATTCTCTGCTTAGACTTGAAAGCATCCTAGATAACGATGTATCGCATTCAATGGTTAATGACTTAATAGATTTTGTCAAGCAGAGATTTGTTGAAGCTTCTGGTGATTga
- a CDS encoding hypothetical protein (overlaps_old_locusTagID:BBM_II03195;~overlaps_old_locusTagID:BBM_II03200), with the protein MATSLRDNECVQIFIPWRLHASIFQVFNDFSDHGRLYYEGFRTMLLSAISSYKLSSYHLDNIFSQVKNGRNFIDFELFLLAIEKLSMFIDKKNDKILNNILYSVGNFYKGLNDTGNLDVCDPNYTRVYKNSSPMDMPNKLTSQESLDLLTQYQSINIGVKYNLNKYDTITTDIKQKNHVSNNISKLLDTKINVAETVKQDVSKNTVEAATSTRSIEPNNNNFLEKLETLDNVFKNTQLLRLDLDKMTQNYMSLKNSEEVWGKMNKDLENEKSSLHEMIESLLSDKKNLSDLIEKLDNDKNNLKSLLEKKEKEVEIIKNVNIDLLSLEKMLALDSHEDTTIFLVFTYYRKLDPTSGTWVIDENSIVDFVFDYGLVEEHPVEEGTLLRAKLAFEKASNDSKNLDFIHFKLFLAEYGRMAFMEDDANRALKLTVEKVIGESYLDADIRNHNCSYQLEFQPDESQADNSMPVQGTLWFQ; encoded by the exons ATGGCTACTTCACTGCGTGATAACGAATGTgtgcaaatatttattccaTGGCGCTTACACGCTTCGATTTTTCAAGTTTTCAACGATTTTTCGGATCATGGAAGACTGTACTATGAAGGTTTCAGAACGATGCTCCTTTCTGCTATTAGTAGTTACAAATTATCGTCCTATCATTTGGATAACATATTTAGTCAGGTCAAGAATGGCAGGAATTTCATTG ATTTTGAGCTATTTCTTTTGGCAATCGAGAAACTATCTAtgtttattgataaaaaaaatgataaaatt CTAAATAACATATTGTATAGTGTCGGAAACTTTTATAAGGGGTTAAACGATACTGGGAATTTAGATGTTTGCGATCCGAACTACACACGTGtttacaaaaattcaaGTCCAATGGACATGCCAAACAAACTTACGTCACAAGAATCGTTGGATTTACTTACTCAGTACCAATCTATTAATATCGGTgtcaaatacaatttgaataaatatgataCGATAACGACGGATATTAAACAAAAGAATCATGTGTCAAACAATATCTCCAAGTTGTTAGATACGAAAATTAACGTTGCGGAGACTGTAAAACAGGATGTTTCTAAAAATACAGTTGAAGCAGCGACCAGTACCAGAAGCATCGAGCCtaacaataacaattttttagaaaAGCTTGAAACACTTGATAATGTATTTAAGAATACTCAGTTGCTACGATTAGATCTTGATAAGATGACTCAAAATTACATGTCTCTAAAGAATTCTGAGGAAGTGTGGGGAAAAATGAACAAAGATTTAGAGAATGAAAAATCATCCTTACATGAGATGATTGAGTCATTACTCAGTGATAAAAAGAATCTATCAGATCTAATAGAAAAGTTGGATAATGACAAGAATAACCTAAAGTCACTTCTAGAAAAAAAGGAAAAGGAAgttgaaattattaaaaatgtcaatataGATTTGTTATCACTAGAAAAAATGCTGGCCTTAGACTCTCATGAGGATACTACTATATTCCTCGTGTTTACTTATTATCGCAAATTGGATCCAAC ATCTGGCACTTGGGTTATTGATGAGAATTCTATCGTAGATTTTGTGTTCGACTATGGGCTGGTTGAAGAACACCCTGTGGAGGAAGGTACACTGCTACGTGCAAAACTAGCGTTTGAGAAAG CGTCAAATGATTCGAAAAATTTAGATTTTATCCacttcaaattgtttttggCAGAGTATGGCAGAATGGCATTTATGGAGGACGATGCCAATAGGGCATTAAAACTTACAGTTGAAAAAGTTATAGGGGAGAGCTACTTAGACGCGGATATAAGAAATCATAATTGCAGTTATCAATTGGAATTTCAACCGGATGAATCACAGGCCGATAATTCAATGCCTGTACAAGGGACTTTGTGGTTTCAATAG
- a CDS encoding hypothetical protein (overlaps_old_locusTagID:BBM_II03205), producing MIMTHPLLLLVINMYYVDCKNTANGSIPLNEIERQQNEILKNLTREREMSQKLESKINEFNPKISDPSKIGIDVSSDTVVPQTANGANLNNPAAKYNYTPPVIILLPEDTTERDLWEYKVAKSCLKGGFKAAYKGDNLTIVEMADDAASTIEELREHINKIDKQIKEYLQKGDKFRSELKELRGKRQTDKNKREILYLERKISRLVKHLDSLDMRKEKLKNRLKAAILFKPKEDNNDQRTDDNDNYE from the exons atgattatgaCACACCCTCTATTGCTATTAGTGATCAATATGTACTATGTGgattgtaaaaatactgCAAATGGCAGCATCCCATTGAACGAAATT GAACGACAACAAAATGAGATTCTTAAAAACCTCACCAGAG aaaGGGAGATGTCCCAGAAATTGgaatcaaaaattaat GAATTCAATCCGAAAATATCGGATCCTTCCAAAATT GGAATAGATGTTAGTAGCGATACTGTAGTGCCTCAAACTGCAAACGGAGCAAATTTGAACAACCCTGCTGCGAAATATAACTACACTCCACCAGTCATTATACTTCTTCCCGAGGATACCACTGAAag ggaCCTATGGGAATACAAGGTGGCAAAATCGTGTCTAAAAGGCGGATTCAAAGCGGCATACAAGGGGGATAACCTTACAATAGTAGAAATGGCAGACGATGCAGCTTCTACAATTGAAGAACTTCGGGAGCACATAAATAAGATAGATAAACAGATTAAGGAG TATTTACAAAAGGGAGATAAGTTTAGGAGTGAGCTCAAAGAGTTAAGAGGGAAGAGGCAAACTGATAAA AACAAGAGAgagatattatatttagaGAGGAAGATATCTAGATTAGTTAAACACCTAGATTCCTTGGATATGAGGAAGGAAAAACTTAAGAATAGGCTTAAAGCAGCTATTCTGTTCAAACCAAAGGAAGATAACAATGATCAGAGGActgatgataatgataattatgaATGA